A part of Aquibium oceanicum genomic DNA contains:
- a CDS encoding phage holin family protein — MSIEQDPRSLGTLVTDLVNQMSELVRTEARLLRSEMQEKLSKFGTGAMEVAAGAVCLLAALLVLLQALVVALAELGLGAGWASLLVGVVVALVGYMMIRRGSTNMSPSELTPDKSMTQVRRDIDVAREQVR, encoded by the coding sequence ATGAGCATCGAACAGGATCCGCGCTCCCTCGGTACGCTGGTGACGGATCTCGTCAACCAGATGTCAGAACTCGTGCGGACGGAGGCGCGCCTCCTGCGTTCCGAAATGCAGGAGAAGCTGTCGAAGTTCGGTACCGGAGCTATGGAAGTCGCGGCCGGAGCCGTATGTCTGCTGGCTGCCCTCCTGGTGCTGCTGCAGGCTCTGGTGGTCGCGCTTGCCGAACTGGGGCTCGGCGCGGGCTGGGCATCGCTGCTGGTCGGAGTGGTCGTGGCCCTCGTGGGCTACATGATGATCCGCCGCGGCTCGACGAACATGTCGCCCTCGGAGCTCACGCCCGACAAATCCATGACGCAGGTGCGTCGTGACATAGACGTTGCAAGGGAGCAGGTGCGATGA
- a CDS encoding alpha,alpha-trehalose-phosphate synthase (UDP-forming), with translation MSRVVVVSNRVADLRKTTQSGGLAVAVADALKAKGGVWFGWDGNTLEDESEKLGVDTIGKVDVISTPMTIEDYTQYYIGYSNSVLWPLFHYRTDLVDYRPQYFEGYMRVNGKFASLLKPFLKKDDLVWVHDYHLIPFAARLRALGCQQRIGYFLHIPFPPPDILAASPNHMALVESMLQYDLLGFQTSADMNNFHRCAEDFFPDAVGEDGEITYKGRKVRLLRLPIGIDVDAFIEMARSGVEEVSIDRMRRAILGQHQVIGVDRLDYSKGIPERFEAFSRMLHLHPELEKTVSFLQIAPPTREDVTAYSEIREKLEGLAGSINGKFADFDWTPIRYIHRPIPRPILAAMFRASQVGLVTPLRDGMNLVAKEYVAAQDPEDPGVLILSSFAGAAEELHEALIVNPHDTDEMAQQMYHALNMPLEERRQRHEKLLERVRESEAGTWMQNFLDVLEEEDAPQDAAGPVADASTIRG, from the coding sequence ATGAGCCGGGTTGTGGTTGTCTCGAACAGGGTGGCGGACCTTCGCAAGACGACACAATCGGGTGGATTGGCGGTTGCGGTCGCCGATGCGCTGAAGGCGAAAGGTGGGGTGTGGTTCGGCTGGGACGGCAACACGCTGGAGGACGAGAGCGAGAAACTCGGCGTCGACACCATCGGGAAGGTCGACGTCATCTCCACGCCGATGACCATCGAGGACTACACGCAGTACTATATCGGCTATTCCAACAGCGTCCTGTGGCCCCTCTTCCACTACCGGACCGACCTGGTCGACTACCGCCCGCAATATTTCGAAGGATACATGCGGGTGAACGGCAAATTCGCCTCCCTGCTGAAGCCCTTCCTCAAGAAGGACGACCTCGTCTGGGTCCACGACTACCACCTGATCCCGTTCGCTGCCCGATTGCGCGCGCTCGGGTGCCAGCAGCGGATCGGGTACTTCCTCCACATTCCCTTCCCCCCGCCCGACATCCTGGCCGCTTCGCCCAACCACATGGCGCTGGTCGAATCCATGCTCCAGTACGACCTTCTGGGGTTCCAGACCTCCGCCGACATGAACAATTTCCATCGCTGCGCCGAGGATTTCTTCCCCGACGCTGTCGGTGAGGATGGCGAGATCACCTACAAGGGCCGAAAGGTGCGGCTGTTGCGGCTGCCGATCGGAATCGACGTCGATGCCTTCATCGAAATGGCGCGGTCAGGGGTGGAGGAGGTCAGCATCGACCGCATGCGGCGCGCCATCCTCGGCCAGCATCAGGTGATCGGCGTCGACCGCCTCGACTATTCCAAGGGAATTCCTGAGCGGTTCGAGGCCTTCTCGCGCATGCTCCATCTCCATCCCGAACTCGAAAAGACGGTCTCCTTTCTGCAAATCGCTCCGCCGACGCGAGAGGACGTGACAGCCTATTCGGAAATCCGCGAGAAGCTGGAAGGCCTCGCCGGCTCGATCAACGGCAAGTTCGCCGATTTCGACTGGACGCCGATCCGCTATATCCACCGGCCCATCCCGCGCCCGATCCTCGCCGCGATGTTCCGCGCCAGCCAGGTGGGGCTCGTGACGCCGCTTCGCGACGGCATGAACTTGGTCGCCAAGGAATACGTGGCGGCGCAGGATCCGGAGGATCCGGGGGTGCTGATCCTGTCGTCCTTCGCGGGCGCCGCCGAGGAGCTGCACGAAGCCCTGATCGTCAATCCGCACGACACCGATGAGATGGCGCAACAGATGTACCACGCCCTCAACATGCCGCTCGAGGAAAGAAGGCAGCGCCACGAAAAGCTGCTCGAACGGGTGCGGGAGAGCGAGGCGGGGACATGGATGCAGAACTTCCTCGACGTGCTCGAGGAAGAAGACGCTCCGCAAGACGCCGCCGGACCGGTCGCCGACGCGTCCACAATCCGCGGCTGA
- the otsB gene encoding trehalose-phosphatase, protein MKHTEEPADFASIALDPATTAFFFDFDGTLAEIVDDPDAVTIGDDVRDALVAIGEAAGGSLAVISGREIAAIDRFLSPLTLPVGGAHGAERRSVEGDVHRTEFDSGDLDRLAARVEGFAREYPGTSVETKRTSVALHYRRNPAAEEECVALARSLAEEYPSVSLLAGKMVLEFKFSGRTKADVIADFMAEEPFSGRRPVYFGDDVTDEDAFRVMPRWDGVSVKIGEGPTEAGYRLADPSALHAWMKRLAQGPGR, encoded by the coding sequence ATGAAACACACCGAGGAGCCCGCGGACTTCGCATCGATTGCGCTCGATCCGGCGACCACCGCGTTCTTCTTCGACTTCGACGGCACCCTTGCCGAGATCGTCGACGACCCGGACGCGGTGACGATCGGCGACGATGTCCGCGACGCGCTGGTGGCGATCGGCGAAGCCGCGGGAGGTTCCCTGGCGGTCATCTCGGGCCGCGAGATCGCGGCGATCGATCGCTTCCTCTCTCCGCTCACGCTGCCGGTCGGCGGCGCGCATGGAGCGGAGCGCCGGAGTGTCGAGGGAGATGTGCACCGGACGGAATTCGATTCCGGCGACCTGGATCGGCTGGCGGCGCGGGTCGAGGGGTTCGCGCGCGAATACCCGGGCACCTCGGTCGAGACGAAGCGGACCTCCGTCGCTCTGCACTACCGGCGCAACCCGGCAGCCGAAGAAGAATGCGTCGCCTTGGCGAGATCGCTCGCGGAGGAGTATCCTTCCGTTTCCCTGCTGGCCGGCAAGATGGTTCTGGAGTTCAAGTTCAGCGGTCGCACCAAGGCCGACGTGATCGCCGACTTCATGGCCGAAGAGCCGTTCAGCGGGCGGCGCCCTGTCTATTTCGGTGACGACGTGACCGACGAGGACGCCTTTCGCGTGATGCCGCGATGGGATGGCGTGTCGGTGAAGATCGGGGAAGGACCGACGGAGGCCGGATACCGCCTCGCCGATCCGTCAGCGCTGCATGCCTGGATGAAGCGGCTGGCGCAGGGCCCGGGCCGATAG
- a CDS encoding alpha-1,4-glucan--maltose-1-phosphate maltosyltransferase, producing the protein MKAVSGSRSARKTKTAVPQDDTVGRELLHDLAERRLAIEGIDPEIDGGRFPAKTVAGTSFVVEADVFGEGHDVIDAALLWRRKGDEAWTETPLEFLENDRWRGEIIFPDIGDHQFTVIAWRDLFGGWARDVRKKIAASQKVSLEITEASHMVADAAANPRDPDGASALESLSSFLQGEGDEERKLALLLSDETAALMKASAPRNSLTRYERVLDVIVEREKAVFGAWYEMFPRSQAFDVDRHGTFNDVIDRLPYVRDLGFDILYFTPIHPIGKTNRKGRNNTLTPSEDDPGSPYAIGSAEGGHDAIHPELGTIEDFDRLVKEAADHGLEIALDFAIQCSPDHPWIKEHPEWFDWRPDGTIKFAENPPKKYEDIVNVHFYRDSIPGLWYALRDVFLYWIDHGVKIFRVDNPHTKPFPFWEWVFAEIRAKHPDVIFLSEAFTRPKVMKRLAKVGFTQSYTYYTWRNLKWELEQYLTELTQEECRHYMRPNFFTNTPDINPVFLQQSGRPGFRTRLIMAATLAGSYGIYNGYEVCDAAPMPGKEEYLDSEKYEIRNWDFDQPFHIKDDIRLINRLRAEHPALRDFTSLRFHNAWDDNVLYYSKGDPKSGSYLLFHVNLDPHNAHEFDFEVPLWEFGIPDDGSIEVQDLVNGNTFAWYGKHHRLALDPHSRPYAIWRLLGPVTQA; encoded by the coding sequence ATGAAGGCAGTGAGCGGAAGCCGGAGCGCCAGGAAGACGAAGACCGCTGTCCCGCAGGACGACACGGTCGGACGTGAACTCCTGCATGACCTTGCGGAGCGCCGTCTGGCGATCGAGGGGATCGACCCCGAAATCGACGGAGGCCGCTTTCCCGCAAAGACGGTCGCCGGCACGTCCTTCGTCGTCGAGGCCGATGTCTTCGGCGAAGGCCACGACGTCATCGACGCCGCGCTCCTGTGGCGCCGCAAGGGCGATGAGGCGTGGACCGAGACGCCGCTGGAATTTCTCGAAAACGATCGCTGGCGCGGCGAGATCATCTTCCCCGATATCGGCGATCACCAGTTCACGGTCATCGCCTGGCGCGATCTGTTCGGCGGCTGGGCGCGTGACGTGCGCAAGAAGATCGCCGCCTCGCAGAAGGTGAGCCTCGAAATCACCGAAGCCTCCCACATGGTCGCGGACGCCGCGGCGAATCCCCGCGATCCCGACGGCGCCTCGGCGCTGGAGAGCCTTTCGAGTTTCCTGCAGGGCGAGGGCGACGAGGAGCGCAAGCTGGCTCTGCTCCTCAGCGACGAGACGGCGGCCCTGATGAAGGCGTCCGCCCCCCGCAACAGCCTCACCCGCTACGAGCGGGTTCTCGACGTCATCGTGGAGCGCGAGAAAGCGGTCTTCGGCGCCTGGTACGAGATGTTTCCGCGTTCGCAGGCCTTCGACGTCGACCGCCACGGCACCTTCAACGACGTCATCGACCGGCTCCCCTATGTCCGCGATCTCGGCTTCGACATCCTCTACTTCACGCCCATTCATCCCATCGGCAAGACCAACCGCAAGGGCCGGAACAACACGCTGACGCCGTCCGAGGACGATCCCGGCAGCCCCTATGCGATCGGCTCCGCCGAGGGCGGGCACGACGCCATCCATCCCGAACTGGGCACGATCGAGGATTTCGACCGGCTGGTGAAGGAAGCAGCCGACCACGGGCTGGAGATCGCGCTCGACTTCGCCATCCAGTGCTCGCCCGACCACCCCTGGATCAAGGAACATCCGGAGTGGTTCGACTGGCGTCCGGACGGTACGATCAAGTTCGCCGAAAACCCGCCGAAGAAGTACGAGGACATCGTCAACGTCCACTTCTACCGGGATTCCATCCCCGGCCTCTGGTACGCGTTGCGCGACGTCTTCCTCTACTGGATCGACCACGGCGTTAAGATCTTCCGCGTCGACAATCCGCACACCAAGCCGTTCCCGTTCTGGGAATGGGTCTTTGCGGAAATCCGCGCGAAGCATCCCGACGTGATCTTCCTGTCGGAGGCGTTCACGCGGCCGAAGGTGATGAAGCGTCTGGCGAAGGTCGGCTTCACCCAGTCCTACACCTACTACACCTGGCGCAACCTCAAGTGGGAGCTCGAGCAGTACCTGACTGAGCTCACGCAGGAGGAGTGCCGGCACTACATGCGTCCGAACTTCTTCACCAATACGCCCGACATCAATCCCGTCTTCCTCCAGCAGAGCGGCCGCCCGGGCTTCCGCACGCGGCTGATCATGGCCGCGACGCTGGCCGGCAGCTACGGCATCTACAACGGCTACGAGGTCTGCGACGCGGCGCCGATGCCGGGCAAGGAAGAGTATCTCGATTCCGAGAAGTACGAGATCCGGAACTGGGATTTCGACCAGCCCTTCCACATCAAGGACGACATCCGGCTGATTAACCGCCTGCGGGCGGAGCACCCGGCGCTGCGCGACTTCACCTCGCTGCGCTTCCACAATGCATGGGATGACAACGTGCTCTATTATTCGAAAGGCGACCCGAAATCGGGGAGCTATCTCCTGTTCCACGTCAATCTCGACCCGCACAACGCACACGAGTTCGACTTCGAAGTGCCGCTGTGGGAGTTCGGCATTCCGGATGACGGATCGATCGAGGTGCAGGACCTCGTCAACGGCAACACCTTCGCCTGGTACGGCAAGCACCACAGGCTGGCGCTCGACCCGCATTCGCGGCCCTATGCCATTTGGCGTCTTCTCGGACCGGTGACCCAGGCATGA